A genomic segment from Streptomyces sp. NBC_00459 encodes:
- the afsQ1 gene encoding two-component system response regulator AfsQ1, with protein MPSLLLIEDDDAIRTALELSLTRQGHRVATAATGEDGLKLLREQRPDLIVLDVMLPGIDGFEVCRRIRRTDQLPIILLTARSDDIDVVVGLESGADDYVVKPVQGRVLDARIRAVLRRGERESNDSATFGSLVIDRSAMTVTKNGEDLQLTPTELRLLLELSRRPGQALSRQQLLRLVWEHDYLGDSRLVDACVQRLRAKVEDVPSSPTLIRTVRGVGYRLDSPQ; from the coding sequence GTGCCTTCCCTGTTGCTGATCGAGGACGACGACGCCATCCGTACGGCCCTGGAGCTGTCTTTGACCCGCCAGGGCCACCGGGTCGCCACCGCTGCCACCGGTGAGGACGGTCTGAAGCTGCTGCGTGAGCAACGGCCGGATCTGATCGTCCTGGATGTGATGCTGCCCGGCATCGACGGATTCGAGGTGTGCCGACGCATCCGGCGCACGGACCAGCTGCCGATCATTCTGCTCACCGCGCGCAGCGACGACATCGACGTGGTGGTCGGGCTGGAGTCCGGCGCCGACGACTATGTCGTCAAACCGGTGCAGGGGCGGGTGCTCGACGCCCGTATCCGGGCCGTACTGCGGCGCGGGGAGCGGGAGTCCAACGACTCGGCGACCTTCGGTTCCCTGGTCATCGACCGGTCGGCGATGACGGTGACGAAGAACGGCGAGGATCTGCAGCTGACGCCGACCGAGCTGCGGCTGCTCCTGGAGCTGAGCCGGCGGCCCGGCCAGGCGCTGTCCCGGCAGCAGTTGCTGCGGCTGGTCTGGGAACACGACTACCTGGGCGACTCGCGGCTGGTGGACGCATGTGTGCAGCGGCTGCGCGCCAAGGTCGAGGACGTGCCGTCGTCGCCGACGTTGATCCGTACCGTCCGCGGGGTCGGCTACCGGCTGGACTCGCCTCAGTGA